One window of the Niallia circulans genome contains the following:
- a CDS encoding DUF5694 domain-containing protein, with product MKKIILVGTFHFAENADMIKRKDEEIEELVQLLAEWRPSKIALEWDKKDEQLLIEKFHQESNQYSSDEIEQIGFRLANKLHHDKVYGVNWEGELGQEDVQNLFNEIKENYQELSEKMESLNKASPVLSATSSLIEAFRRLNENAYIHRLEDLYLSFVLVENKQGVKIGIPFLDKWMKRELYIFNNVLEITKDNDQDCILLLIGSDHLWLLRKFFEGIGWEVINPFSYTNKI from the coding sequence GTGAAGAAGATAATATTAGTAGGCACTTTTCATTTTGCGGAAAATGCTGATATGATAAAAAGGAAAGACGAAGAGATCGAAGAATTAGTTCAATTATTAGCAGAATGGAGACCTTCCAAAATTGCCTTAGAATGGGATAAAAAAGATGAGCAGCTTCTTATTGAAAAATTTCATCAAGAAAGTAATCAATATTCTTCAGATGAGATTGAACAAATTGGTTTTAGATTAGCGAATAAATTACACCATGATAAGGTATATGGTGTAAATTGGGAAGGGGAATTAGGGCAAGAAGATGTTCAAAACCTATTTAATGAAATAAAGGAAAATTATCAAGAACTATCTGAAAAAATGGAAAGTTTAAATAAAGCTAGTCCCGTGTTGTCTGCAACAAGTTCATTAATAGAGGCATTTCGCCGATTGAATGAGAACGCATATATACATAGACTTGAGGATCTTTATTTATCTTTTGTCTTAGTTGAAAATAAACAGGGTGTAAAAATTGGTATTCCCTTTCTAGATAAATGGATGAAAAGAGAATTGTATATATTTAATAATGTGCTAGAGATTACAAAGGATAATGATCAAGATTGTATTTTGCTTCTTATTGGCAGTGACCATTTGTGGCTATTAAGAAAGTTTTTTGAAGGAATTGGCTGGGAAGTAATAAATCCTTTTTCCTATACAAACAAAATATAA
- a CDS encoding PH domain-containing protein, with amino-acid sequence MIFRSKVDRFFIIMLLVVIFSIGLVTLGPLFIEKERTILPSIIMSTIFILCTSFFAWITFGIKYVFTDEYLLVKGGPFHSKIRYENITKVAKTTDIFTGFRLLTSKSAIEIFYMTASLGSVKISPQNAELFLIELENRISKRGKNNN; translated from the coding sequence ATGATTTTCCGTTCGAAAGTAGATCGCTTCTTTATTATCATGTTGTTAGTCGTTATTTTTAGTATTGGGCTTGTTACGTTAGGTCCATTGTTTATAGAGAAGGAACGAACCATATTGCCCAGTATTATTATGAGTACCATTTTTATCTTATGTACTTCTTTTTTTGCATGGATTACATTTGGTATTAAGTATGTGTTTACCGATGAGTATTTACTAGTAAAAGGGGGACCTTTTCACAGTAAAATCCGCTATGAAAATATTACTAAAGTTGCTAAGACGACTGATATATTTACTGGTTTTCGACTGTTAACTTCCAAATCAGCAATCGAAATATTTTACATGACAGCGAGCCTTGGCAGTGTAAAAATATCGCCGCAGAACGCTGAATTATTTTTAATAGAATTAGAAAATAGAATTTCAAAAAGAGGAAAAAACAATAATTAA